The following coding sequences are from one Virgibacillus necropolis window:
- a CDS encoding sensor histidine kinase, whose protein sequence is MVEITSIESICHLQTNLSQEDVKKILEISQSIQLTADLSKANIFIDCLTTNEEHAIVVAEAAPTDIDPIYENPVVGKRAYEAFEPAVLYCLRTGNSMTSNRAITQESKQVEQSVVPIHGHKGNIIGALIMEKDISNQFKEQAELKALSQATESLSGVLMGVSDNHPIIPELIEEALFFVESNGKLIYSNPAAINLLHGLTGAKCNNGEDILEHLPCLDEIIMKPDVLLVREMKVFDKTFKVKKIHLPKKEKYNGMFIILRDLTELREKEQELIMKSVAIQEIHHRVKNNLQTVASLLRLQMRRGVPEESKVYFLESLNRILSIASVYEVILSNRSIDRVDIYELTEKIGNMLVHTESKEGTQIRIYYEGSELIIESKRAVSVALIINELIQNCINHAFKGRRTGVIEVIFEQYDDLIIVKVNDNGIGYTPKSKPSLGLDIVNMMVEHDLAGEFEFKKIDKGSQAKIIFPLEGRV, encoded by the coding sequence ATGGTTGAAATCACATCGATTGAGTCAATCTGTCATTTGCAAACAAATTTATCGCAAGAAGACGTTAAAAAGATTTTAGAGATTAGCCAAAGTATTCAATTGACGGCTGACCTATCTAAAGCGAATATTTTCATAGATTGTCTTACGACTAATGAGGAACATGCCATTGTTGTTGCTGAAGCAGCCCCAACAGATATTGACCCTATCTATGAAAATCCTGTAGTCGGTAAAAGAGCGTATGAAGCATTCGAACCTGCTGTGCTTTATTGTCTTAGGACAGGGAACTCAATGACATCTAATCGAGCAATTACACAAGAAAGTAAACAGGTAGAGCAAAGTGTTGTTCCAATCCATGGGCACAAAGGTAACATTATTGGTGCTTTGATTATGGAGAAGGACATTAGTAATCAATTTAAAGAACAAGCGGAATTGAAAGCGTTGTCACAAGCGACGGAATCTTTAAGCGGTGTTTTAATGGGTGTTTCTGATAACCATCCTATTATCCCAGAGCTAATTGAAGAAGCATTATTCTTTGTAGAATCAAATGGCAAACTGATTTATTCTAACCCTGCAGCGATTAATTTACTACATGGATTGACCGGGGCTAAATGTAATAATGGGGAGGATATTCTCGAACATTTACCTTGCTTAGATGAAATTATCATGAAACCGGATGTTTTATTAGTTAGGGAAATGAAGGTTTTTGATAAGACATTTAAGGTGAAAAAAATACATTTACCTAAAAAGGAAAAGTATAATGGAATGTTCATTATTTTAAGAGATTTAACAGAGCTAAGGGAAAAAGAACAAGAACTGATTATGAAATCGGTTGCTATTCAGGAAATTCATCACCGCGTAAAAAACAATTTGCAAACTGTTGCTAGCCTACTTCGATTACAAATGCGAAGAGGGGTTCCAGAGGAAAGTAAGGTTTATTTTCTTGAAAGCTTAAATCGCATACTTAGCATTGCCTCAGTTTATGAGGTAATCTTATCCAATAGAAGTATAGATAGGGTAGATATTTATGAGTTGACCGAAAAAATTGGTAATATGCTAGTACATACGGAAAGTAAAGAAGGTACTCAGATTCGTATTTACTATGAAGGATCAGAATTAATAATAGAGTCCAAAAGGGCGGTATCTGTTGCTTTAATTATCAATGAGTTAATACAGAATTGTATAAATCATGCTTTTAAAGGAAGACGTACTGGAGTTATAGAAGTGATTTTTGAACAATATGATGATCTAATCATTGTAAAGGTTAACGATAATGGAATTGGCTATACCCCAAAAAGTAAGCCTTCCCTTGGTCTAGATATTGTAAATATGATGGTAGAACATGACCTAGCCGGTGAGTTTGAATTTAAAAAGATTGATAAAGGTTCACAAGCTAAAATAATATTTCCTTTAGAAGGACGGGTTTAA
- a CDS encoding M20 family metallo-hydrolase, whose translation MYSLEKENLSTGIVSGMADPSMLQIEFTEKAEHAGNTPMYD comes from the coding sequence GTGTACTCACTAGAAAAAGAAAACCTTTCAACAGGTATTGTGTCAGGAATGGCAGATCCAAGTATGCTGCAAATAGAATTTACGGAAAAGGCCGAGCATGCTGGTAATACACCAATGTATGATTGA
- the iolA gene encoding methylmalonate-semialdehyde dehydrogenase encodes MAEVKTEARKIKNYINGEWVESKTTKYEVVYNPATKEEIAQVPLSTKEEVDYAAEVAKKAFEEWKNVPVQKRARILFNYQQLLQNNKEELARLITIENGKNTTEALGEVGRGIENVEFAAGAPTLMMGDSLTNIATDMEATNYRYPIGVVGGITPFNFPMMVPCWMFPMAIAMGNSFILKPSEKTPLLTEKLADLLEEAGLPKGVFSVVYGAHDVVNGILDHPEIKAISFVGSKPVGEYVYKRGSENLKRVQALTGAKNHTTVLNDADLDDAVKDIIASAFGSAGERCMACAVVTVEDGVADEFIAMLKGAADNLKMGNGLDDGVFLGPVIREDNQKRTLEYIEKGVQEGANLVRDGRKEKMDNGYFVGPTIFEGVKTDMTIWKDEIFAPVLSVVRVSNLKEAVEVANQSEFANGACLFTSNASSIRYFRENIDAGMIGVNLGVPAPMAFFPFSGWKSSFFGTLHANGKDGVDFYTRKKVVTARYKTPDFK; translated from the coding sequence TTGGCAGAAGTTAAAACTGAGGCAAGAAAGATAAAAAATTATATTAATGGAGAATGGGTAGAAAGTAAAACAACAAAGTACGAGGTTGTTTATAATCCAGCAACAAAAGAAGAAATTGCACAGGTACCCCTTTCAACAAAAGAAGAAGTGGACTATGCTGCAGAAGTTGCAAAAAAAGCATTTGAAGAATGGAAAAACGTACCTGTTCAAAAACGAGCGAGAATTCTATTTAACTATCAGCAATTATTACAAAATAATAAAGAGGAATTGGCTCGTCTGATTACAATTGAAAACGGTAAAAATACAACAGAAGCATTAGGTGAAGTTGGACGTGGAATTGAAAATGTTGAATTTGCGGCCGGTGCTCCAACATTAATGATGGGCGACTCATTAACTAATATTGCAACAGATATGGAAGCAACAAACTATCGCTACCCAATCGGAGTTGTTGGGGGTATTACTCCATTTAACTTCCCAATGATGGTACCTTGCTGGATGTTTCCAATGGCTATTGCAATGGGGAACTCATTTATTCTGAAGCCATCAGAAAAGACCCCATTATTAACGGAGAAATTGGCTGACCTACTAGAAGAAGCAGGACTTCCTAAAGGTGTATTTAGTGTGGTTTATGGTGCACATGATGTTGTAAATGGTATTCTTGATCACCCTGAAATTAAAGCTATTTCATTTGTTGGCTCAAAACCAGTTGGTGAATATGTTTACAAACGTGGCAGTGAAAACCTGAAACGTGTTCAAGCACTTACCGGTGCAAAAAACCACACAACTGTATTAAATGATGCAGATTTGGATGATGCTGTTAAAGACATTATCGCTTCTGCATTTGGTTCAGCTGGAGAGCGCTGCATGGCATGTGCTGTTGTAACAGTTGAAGACGGTGTTGCAGATGAATTTATTGCAATGCTTAAAGGAGCGGCAGATAACTTGAAAATGGGTAACGGTTTAGATGACGGCGTATTCCTCGGACCTGTTATTCGTGAAGATAATCAAAAACGTACACTGGAATATATTGAAAAAGGTGTTCAGGAAGGTGCTAACCTGGTACGAGACGGTCGTAAAGAAAAAATGGACAATGGATACTTTGTTGGACCAACCATCTTTGAAGGTGTAAAAACAGATATGACAATTTGGAAAGATGAAATTTTTGCTCCAGTACTTTCAGTAGTACGTGTTAGTAATCTAAAAGAAGCGGTTGAAGTTGCCAATCAATCTGAATTCGCAAACGGTGCTTGTCTATTCACATCTAATGCTTCGTCAATCCGTTACTTTCGTGAAAATATTGATGCAGGTATGATTGGTGTTAACTTAGGGGTTCCAGCACCAATGGCGTTCTTCCCATTCTCTGGCTGGAAATCTTCATTTTTCGGTACTTTACATGCAAATGGTAAAGATGGTGTTGATTTCTATACGCGTAAGAAAGTAGTAACTGCTCGTTATAAAACACCAGATTTTAAATAA
- the iolD gene encoding 3D-(3,5/4)-trihydroxycyclohexane-1,2-dione acylhydrolase (decyclizing): protein MGNKIKLTTAQALVKFLNQQYIYIDGEEFPFVEGVFSIFGHGNVLGIGQALEQDSGHLKLFQGKNEQGMAHAAIAYSKQKLRRKIYAVTTSVGPGSANLVAAAGTALVNNIPVLFLPGDTFATRHPDPVLQQVEHEHSAAITTNDALQPVSRYWDRVTRPEQLMSSLIRAFEVMTDPGKAGPATICISQDVEGEAYDYDEPFFAKRVHYLDRETPVVRELTGAAELIKASKKPVIIVGGGAKYSGAREVLMDLSEKHNIPLVETQAGKATVESAFKNNLGGIGVTGTLSANKAAKQADLIIGLGTRYTDFATSSKTAFDFDSTKFLNINVSRMQTYKLDAFQVVADAKVTLEQIATLLEGYTTEFGEAISDLKEEWLTERNRLANITFKRDGFTPEVQEHFSQEVLNEYADRLESEFAQTTALLTINETIAPDSNVVTSAGSLPGDMQRIWNSGKPNTYNVEYGYSCMGYEISGALGVKLADPKSEVYSFVGDGSFLMLHSELITALQYNQKINILLFDNSGFGCINNLQMGNGSKSFLTEFRTNDNKVLNVDYAKVAEGYGAKVYRANTVDELKAALKDAEKQEVSTLIEIKVLPKTMTEGYESWWNVGVAEVSENENVQKAYKEITKMRKKAKQY from the coding sequence ATGGGAAATAAAATCAAATTAACAACCGCCCAGGCTCTGGTAAAATTTTTAAATCAGCAATATATCTATATCGATGGAGAGGAATTCCCGTTTGTGGAAGGTGTATTCAGTATTTTTGGACATGGAAATGTTCTTGGGATTGGTCAGGCACTTGAACAGGATTCCGGCCATTTAAAATTGTTTCAGGGAAAAAATGAACAAGGTATGGCTCATGCGGCTATTGCCTACAGCAAACAAAAACTTCGTCGTAAAATTTACGCTGTAACTACTTCAGTTGGACCTGGTTCTGCCAATCTTGTGGCAGCTGCTGGAACAGCTTTGGTAAATAATATTCCAGTGTTATTTTTACCTGGTGACACGTTTGCAACGAGACATCCTGACCCGGTATTACAGCAGGTAGAACATGAACATAGTGCAGCGATAACAACAAATGATGCACTTCAGCCTGTATCGAGATACTGGGATCGTGTTACTCGTCCAGAACAGCTGATGTCAAGTTTGATTCGTGCATTCGAAGTAATGACAGATCCTGGGAAGGCTGGCCCTGCTACAATTTGTATTTCTCAGGACGTAGAGGGAGAAGCATACGATTACGATGAGCCTTTCTTTGCAAAAAGGGTCCACTATCTTGATCGTGAAACTCCAGTGGTAAGAGAATTAACTGGTGCTGCTGAATTAATTAAAGCAAGTAAAAAACCTGTCATTATAGTTGGTGGCGGAGCGAAATACTCCGGTGCACGTGAAGTTTTAATGGATCTTTCCGAGAAACACAATATTCCATTAGTGGAGACCCAGGCCGGAAAAGCTACGGTTGAGTCAGCCTTTAAAAATAATCTGGGTGGTATAGGAGTTACTGGAACTTTATCAGCAAATAAAGCGGCTAAACAGGCTGATTTAATTATTGGTCTTGGTACAAGATACACTGACTTTGCTACTTCTTCCAAAACTGCATTCGATTTTGACTCGACTAAATTCCTTAATATAAATGTCAGTCGTATGCAAACATATAAATTAGATGCCTTTCAAGTTGTTGCAGATGCTAAAGTGACACTTGAACAGATTGCAACACTGCTTGAGGGATATACAACAGAGTTTGGTGAAGCTATTTCGGATTTAAAAGAGGAATGGTTAACTGAACGTAATCGATTAGCGAATATTACATTTAAACGAGATGGTTTCACTCCTGAGGTTCAGGAACATTTTTCCCAGGAAGTATTAAATGAATATGCAGATAGACTGGAGTCTGAATTTGCTCAAACGACAGCGCTTCTTACAATCAACGAGACAATCGCTCCTGATAGCAATGTTGTTACATCTGCAGGCTCGCTTCCAGGGGATATGCAGCGGATTTGGAATTCAGGCAAACCTAATACGTATAATGTGGAATACGGATATTCCTGTATGGGATATGAAATTTCCGGAGCTTTAGGTGTTAAACTGGCTGACCCTAAAAGTGAGGTTTATTCATTTGTTGGGGATGGAAGTTTCCTTATGCTGCACTCTGAATTGATTACAGCACTCCAGTATAATCAAAAGATTAACATTCTATTATTTGATAATTCGGGATTTGGATGTATTAATAATTTACAGATGGGAAATGGAAGCAAAAGTTTCTTAACCGAATTCAGAACCAATGACAACAAAGTGTTGAATGTTGATTATGCAAAAGTAGCTGAAGGATATGGAGCTAAGGTATATCGTGCAAATACAGTTGACGAATTAAAAGCAGCCTTAAAGGATGCGGAAAAGCAGGAAGTCTCCACTCTAATTGAAATAAAAGTATTGCCCAAGACAATGACTGAAGGCTATGAAAGCTGGTGGAATGTCGGGGTTGCTGAGGTTTCGGAAAATGAGAATGTCCAAAAGGCCTATAAAGAAATTACGAAAATGAGAAAAAAAGCAAAACAATACTAA
- the iolC gene encoding 5-dehydro-2-deoxygluconokinase has translation MGFKFNNDRIYDIIAIGRACIDLNAAEYNRPMEETMTFSKYVGGSPANIAIGCSKLGLKVGFIGKIPDDQHGNFIKKYMADAGINTSNMVIDKEGHKAGLTFTEIKSPEECSILMYREKAADLYLNPSEVHEEYIKQAKVLLVSGTALAQSPSREAAIKAVGLARKNDVKVIFELDYRPYTWKSKEETAVYYSLIAEQADIVIGTRDEYDTMENLEEGMGENQKSVNFLFKHRPGLLVIKHGVEGSYAYTRAGDVFRGHAYKSRVLKTFGAGDSYASALLYALIRGKDIETALKFGSASAAIVVSKHSSSEAMPTVDEIEQLISENEKK, from the coding sequence ATGGGTTTTAAATTCAATAATGACAGAATATACGATATTATCGCAATCGGCCGTGCATGTATTGACCTAAATGCAGCTGAATACAATCGCCCGATGGAGGAAACTATGACATTTTCAAAATATGTTGGTGGTTCCCCAGCTAATATAGCAATTGGTTGCTCCAAGCTAGGCTTAAAGGTAGGGTTTATCGGTAAAATACCAGATGATCAGCATGGGAATTTCATTAAGAAGTATATGGCTGATGCTGGGATTAATACTTCTAATATGGTCATTGATAAAGAGGGACATAAAGCAGGACTTACATTTACAGAAATTAAAAGTCCGGAAGAGTGCAGTATTTTGATGTACCGTGAAAAAGCAGCAGATCTATACTTAAATCCTAGTGAAGTGCATGAGGAATATATTAAGCAAGCAAAAGTATTACTTGTCTCCGGAACCGCATTGGCACAAAGTCCTTCTAGGGAAGCTGCAATCAAAGCAGTTGGACTTGCAAGGAAAAATGATGTGAAGGTGATATTTGAATTGGATTATCGTCCTTACACATGGAAATCCAAGGAGGAGACCGCTGTCTATTACTCGTTAATCGCAGAGCAGGCTGATATCGTTATTGGAACACGTGATGAGTATGACACGATGGAAAACCTGGAAGAAGGTATGGGTGAAAACCAGAAGTCGGTAAATTTTCTGTTCAAACATCGCCCAGGGTTATTAGTAATTAAGCATGGTGTTGAAGGTTCGTACGCTTATACAAGAGCGGGAGATGTATTCAGAGGCCATGCATATAAATCAAGAGTCTTGAAAACCTTTGGTGCGGGTGATTCCTATGCTTCTGCTCTCTTGTATGCGCTAATCCGTGGCAAAGATATCGAAACTGCATTAAAGTTCGGCAGTGCATCAGCTGCTATTGTTGTTAGCAAGCATAGCTCTTCAGAAGCAATGCCTACTGTTGATGAAATTGAGCAATTGATTTCAGAGAACGAAAAAAAGTAA
- the eutH gene encoding ethanolamine utilization protein EutH, producing MVLVGNIVIYIIMACAVIGAIASIKNSEDGIGGQFMEGIHTIGHIFVPAAGIMASIPYLSWFINKVFGPVYESIGADPAIAATTILASDMGGYQLAEALKLSYEGWTMALIVGFMAGATIVFSIPMGLAMLDKRDHKYMALGIMSGILTIPIGVLISSVIITLTNAKIRDVISTTTESTYEFTMSYLQIFINLTPLFVFVVILALGLYFLPDLMVKGFMWFGTIVDAGIKLVLVFSIVEIFTGLFSTVFGTWGFDPIMADKEDQFRALETAGYIGIMLAGAFPMVYLLRKYASRPLEAIGKKLGLSSVGSAGLVATIANILAMFKLVQYMRPKDKVINIAFGVCAAFLLGDHLSYTANFQPTLILPIIIGKLSAGLIAIGVAYWISIPKAMELERIDRETGVIGKDEYLEKEEFGEEDIATKEAN from the coding sequence ATGGTATTAGTAGGCAATATTGTAATTTACATTATTATGGCATGTGCTGTTATTGGGGCGATTGCTTCTATCAAAAACAGCGAAGACGGTATCGGTGGTCAATTTATGGAAGGAATTCATACGATTGGTCATATATTTGTTCCAGCAGCAGGGATTATGGCTTCTATCCCGTATCTTTCTTGGTTTATAAACAAAGTATTTGGTCCCGTCTATGAAAGTATTGGTGCGGATCCAGCTATAGCTGCGACTACAATTTTAGCATCTGATATGGGTGGGTACCAATTAGCTGAAGCGCTTAAGCTATCATATGAGGGATGGACTATGGCGCTTATCGTTGGCTTTATGGCTGGAGCGACAATTGTGTTTTCCATACCTATGGGTCTCGCTATGCTTGATAAAAGAGATCATAAGTACATGGCGCTAGGAATTATGTCTGGTATTTTAACCATTCCTATCGGTGTGTTAATTTCCAGTGTGATTATTACTCTTACGAATGCCAAAATAAGGGATGTCATCTCTACAACCACGGAATCCACGTATGAGTTTACTATGAGTTACTTACAAATTTTTATTAATTTGACCCCGCTTTTTGTATTTGTAGTAATACTTGCTCTTGGTTTGTATTTCTTGCCAGATTTAATGGTTAAAGGATTCATGTGGTTTGGAACAATTGTAGACGCAGGTATTAAATTAGTTTTAGTGTTTTCTATAGTTGAAATCTTTACGGGTCTATTTTCAACGGTTTTTGGTACTTGGGGATTCGATCCCATTATGGCTGATAAAGAAGACCAATTCCGTGCACTAGAAACCGCTGGTTATATAGGTATTATGCTTGCAGGTGCTTTCCCGATGGTATATCTTTTGAGAAAGTACGCCTCTAGACCTTTAGAAGCAATCGGTAAAAAGCTAGGTTTAAGCTCAGTAGGTAGTGCGGGGTTAGTAGCCACAATTGCCAATATACTGGCAATGTTTAAGTTAGTTCAGTACATGCGGCCTAAAGATAAGGTTATAAATATCGCTTTTGGTGTCTGCGCAGCCTTCTTATTGGGAGATCATTTATCCTATACAGCAAATTTTCAGCCAACCTTAATTCTACCTATTATTATCGGTAAACTTTCAGCCGGATTGATTGCTATAGGAGTGGCTTACTGGATTTCCATACCTAAGGCCATGGAGCTGGAAAGAATTGATCGCGAAACAGGTGTCATTGGGAAAGATGAGTATTTGGAAAAAGAAGAATTTGGAGAGGAAGATATTGCGACAAAGGAGGCAAATTAA
- a CDS encoding ANTAR domain-containing response regulator, protein MKKRIVLVEDESIARMDISLTLQDAGYEVVGQAGNGEKAIEVVHECQPDLIIMDIKMPKLNGLKASKIISQKFNIPILLLTAYSQQDFIDKAKESNIVGYIVKPVSGDRLIPSIEIALHQSEVSNQYRKEIKEAKDHLNERKVIEKAKGILMERFNYSEENAFKKIRTISMNKQVTLGRVAKHIIKKYSSGDLKTKSE, encoded by the coding sequence ATGAAAAAAAGGATAGTCCTGGTGGAGGATGAGTCGATCGCACGCATGGATATATCATTGACCCTACAAGATGCTGGATATGAAGTTGTCGGACAGGCCGGGAATGGGGAAAAAGCTATCGAAGTTGTTCATGAGTGTCAGCCTGACCTCATAATAATGGATATTAAAATGCCAAAACTTAATGGGCTAAAAGCCAGTAAGATTATCTCTCAAAAGTTCAATATTCCTATTCTTTTATTAACAGCTTATAGCCAACAAGACTTTATAGATAAGGCGAAAGAATCGAATATAGTAGGATACATTGTGAAACCTGTTTCAGGTGATCGATTAATTCCATCGATAGAGATTGCACTCCACCAGAGTGAAGTTTCTAACCAATATCGAAAAGAAATAAAAGAGGCAAAAGATCATTTGAATGAACGTAAAGTGATTGAAAAAGCAAAAGGTATTTTAATGGAGCGATTTAATTACAGTGAAGAGAACGCATTTAAGAAAATCAGAACCATAAGTATGAATAAGCAAGTTACCCTTGGAAGAGTGGCAAAACACATCATAAAAAAGTACTCTTCCGGTGATTTAAAAACGAAAAGTGAATAA
- a CDS encoding ABC transporter ATP-binding protein has product MAIKKDKNQSFDYERLFDNRHIKDKPFKTFFMLYQGQRKNILLSFFFFLIKHSPVWVIPVVTANMINIASAPEKHSITELWINLAVILVIIVQNIPSQLLHISFLSKASRQVEAALRSTMVRKLQHLSISYHSEARTGQLQSKVLRDVENIEVLTKQMMFTFSAAITNVVVAISVTAFTNGTVAIFFILVIPIALGLVYIFKRNLQTKNKDFRTQIESMSGQVAETVAMITVTRAHGLEELEINKTDKTLHTLKGKGYKLDMSEALFGASGWVVFTSFQMFTLIFTSIIAYRGSMQVGDIAMYQAYFTSILMSVNQIINVYPQLAKGYESIVSVSEVLFSNKNVEYKGTKRIANVQGKFTFDNVQFKYDDTEKHVLSDFNLDVSVGESIAFVGESGAGKSTVLSLLVGFYRPTNGRIYVDSISFDELDMQSYRKNIAIVSQNTILFSGSIKDNITYGLRDVTTERLDKVIKMSNLQDVIAAMPDGLNTKIGEHGGKLSGGQRQRIAIARALARNPDVILLDEATSALDNKSEYKVQQAISELIKDRTTFIVAHRLSTIRDADRIVVMREGKCVETGTFDELIERKGEFYQLREMQF; this is encoded by the coding sequence TTGGCGATAAAGAAAGATAAGAATCAATCGTTTGATTATGAAAGATTGTTTGATAATCGCCATATAAAAGATAAACCATTTAAAACCTTTTTTATGTTATATCAGGGTCAAAGGAAAAATATACTCCTCTCATTTTTTTTCTTTTTGATAAAGCATTCACCAGTTTGGGTTATTCCAGTTGTTACTGCAAATATGATTAATATAGCTAGTGCCCCTGAAAAACATAGTATTACAGAACTATGGATCAATTTGGCGGTAATATTAGTGATTATTGTACAAAACATCCCATCACAGTTATTGCATATCAGTTTTTTAAGTAAAGCTTCGAGACAGGTAGAAGCCGCTTTAAGGAGTACGATGGTTCGCAAGTTACAACATCTATCTATTTCATATCATAGCGAGGCTAGAACTGGACAACTGCAATCGAAAGTTTTACGAGATGTTGAAAATATTGAAGTTTTAACAAAACAGATGATGTTTACTTTTTCAGCGGCAATTACCAATGTTGTAGTTGCGATTTCTGTAACTGCATTTACAAATGGAACCGTTGCTATCTTTTTTATATTAGTCATTCCAATTGCATTAGGGCTAGTATATATATTTAAACGTAATTTACAAACAAAGAACAAGGATTTCAGAACGCAAATTGAATCCATGTCGGGTCAAGTTGCTGAAACAGTAGCAATGATAACCGTTACCCGGGCACATGGATTAGAGGAACTGGAAATTAATAAAACGGATAAAACTCTACACACATTAAAAGGAAAAGGCTATAAATTAGATATGTCGGAAGCTTTATTTGGTGCTTCCGGATGGGTTGTGTTTACATCTTTTCAAATGTTTACGTTAATTTTCACATCCATTATAGCATACCGGGGATCTATGCAAGTTGGGGATATCGCGATGTATCAAGCATATTTCACGTCGATACTAATGTCTGTCAATCAGATTATTAATGTATATCCCCAATTAGCTAAAGGCTATGAATCTATTGTATCTGTATCAGAAGTTTTATTTTCGAACAAAAACGTGGAATATAAAGGAACGAAGCGGATAGCAAATGTCCAAGGAAAATTCACATTTGACAACGTTCAATTTAAATATGACGATACTGAAAAGCATGTGCTGTCTGATTTTAATTTAGATGTTAGTGTTGGAGAAAGCATTGCCTTTGTAGGCGAGTCTGGTGCGGGAAAATCTACTGTATTGAGTTTACTAGTTGGATTTTACCGTCCTACAAATGGACGTATTTACGTTGATAGTATTTCTTTTGATGAACTTGATATGCAATCCTACAGGAAGAATATTGCTATCGTTTCACAGAATACAATCTTATTCTCTGGTTCAATTAAGGATAATATAACGTATGGGTTAAGGGATGTTACAACAGAGAGATTAGACAAAGTGATAAAAATGTCTAATCTGCAAGATGTGATCGCTGCCATGCCGGATGGTTTAAATACAAAAATTGGTGAACATGGCGGAAAGTTATCAGGTGGTCAAAGACAACGTATTGCTATCGCTCGTGCATTAGCGCGGAATCCAGATGTAATTTTGCTTGATGAAGCTACGTCTGCATTGGATAACAAGTCCGAATATAAAGTCCAACAAGCTATTAGCGAGCTGATCAAAGACCGCACAACTTTCATTGTTGCGCACCGGTTATCAACCATTCGAGATGCTGATCGTATTGTTGTAATGCGTGAAGGGAAATGTGTAGAAACTGGTACTTTTGATGAATTGATTGAGCGGAAAGGTGAGTTTTATCAGTTGAGAGAGATGCAGTTTTAA
- the iolB gene encoding 5-deoxy-glucuronate isomerase has protein sequence MSKLLRKPKREEVSEGITLVHEVSKQNSDLKYVGFRVIDLVKGAKYVESLVKEECCIVALTGRINVTEGETSFKDLGTRDSVFERKPTDSVYVSNDLTFEVEAVTDARIVLCYSPSENQLPTKLIKAEENSIENRGEYSNKRLVHNILPDSDSTANSLLVVEVFTETGNWSSYPPHKHDQDNLPEESFLEESYYHQMDPPQGFVFQRVYTDDRSLDETMNVENGDVVLVPKGYHPVGVPDGYSSYYLNVMAGPERIWKFHNDKDHEWILDRK, from the coding sequence ATGAGTAAACTGCTCCGCAAACCAAAACGGGAAGAGGTTTCTGAAGGCATAACACTTGTACATGAAGTGTCAAAGCAAAATTCAGATTTAAAATATGTAGGCTTTAGAGTAATTGATCTTGTTAAAGGCGCAAAATATGTAGAGTCTTTGGTTAAAGAAGAATGCTGTATTGTTGCATTAACTGGAAGGATTAATGTAACAGAAGGTGAAACTTCTTTTAAGGATTTAGGTACACGGGATAGTGTTTTTGAAAGGAAACCAACCGATAGTGTATATGTTTCTAATGATCTCACCTTTGAAGTAGAAGCAGTAACTGATGCAAGAATAGTTCTTTGCTATTCTCCTTCTGAAAATCAATTACCTACTAAACTAATTAAAGCTGAAGAAAATAGTATCGAAAATAGAGGTGAATATAGCAATAAGCGTTTGGTTCATAATATCCTTCCAGACTCAGATTCTACTGCTAATAGTTTGCTGGTTGTAGAGGTATTCACTGAAACCGGCAACTGGTCCAGTTATCCACCACATAAACATGATCAGGATAATCTACCGGAAGAATCATTCCTCGAGGAAAGCTATTATCACCAAATGGATCCGCCACAAGGATTTGTGTTCCAGCGTGTGTATACAGATGATCGGTCGCTGGATGAAACAATGAATGTTGAAAACGGAGATGTTGTCCTAGTACCAAAAGGTTATCATCCAGTAGGAGTGCCTGATGGATATAGCTCTTATTATTTAAATGTAATGGCAGGACCAGAAAGAATTTGGAAATTCCATAATGATAAGGATCATGAATGGATACTGGATCGTAAATAG
- a CDS encoding M20 family metallo-hydrolase, which translates to MGYSKEEQQSVDGEDGLSFTENGAGNVFGRLEGKNNELPTIVSGSL; encoded by the coding sequence TTGGGATATTCCAAAGAGGAGCAACAATCGGTGGATGGGGAAGACGGCTTATCGTTTACGGAAAACGGAGCAGGAAACGTATTCGGACGATTAGAAGGAAAAAACAATGAGCTACCAACGATTGTTAGTGGTTCGTTATAA